The following is a genomic window from Miscanthus floridulus cultivar M001 chromosome 14, ASM1932011v1, whole genome shotgun sequence.
GCCGGTCCTTCAAATGCCCGACTTCGACAAAATCTTCACGGTGCACAGTGACGCCTCAGGTGCAGGGTTCGGTGCTGTCCTTCACCAGGGCGCCGGTCCTCTCGCCTTCTTCAGCAGACCGTTCGCCGCACGCCACCTTAAGCTAGCCGCTTACGAGCGGGAGCTCATCGGATTGGTGCAGGCGGTACGACACTGGCGGCCGTACTTGTGGGGGCGCCACTTCCTCGTCCGGACAGACCACTACAGCCTCAAGTACTTGCTGGACCAACGCTTGTCGACGGTGCCTCAGCACCAGTGGGTCAGCAAGCTGTTCGGGTTTGACTTCGCCGTAGAGTACCGTCCGGGCCGCCTCAACACGGTGGTGGACGCTCTATCCTGCCGCGACGCCGAGGCTGCCTCCGAGCTCGGCGATACAGCAGCAGCGGCGAACATCTCCAGGCCGTCTTTCACATACATCGACGACGTACGCCGCGCCGCAGCTACGGCGCCAGATGCCGCGCTGCTGCAGGAATGCCTGCGCACGGGTGAGCTGCCTGCTCCCTGGCGCGAGGACGCTGGACTTCTGCTGCACTGTCACCGCATCTTCGTTCCCGACGTTGGCGACCTGCGACACCAGGCCATCCAGCTCGCCCATGGGGCTGGCCATGAAGGCGTTCAGAAGACGCTACATCGTCTTCGTTCGGATTTCTATTTTCCAGGCGATCGCACGTTGGTCCAGGATTGGGTGCGCTCCTGTGCTGTTTGTCAGCGCAACAAGACCGATGCTCTTCGGCCGTCGGGGCTCCTGCAGCCTCTGGAGGTGCCGTCCTAGGTATGGGCGgacatctccatggacttcatcgaaGGGCTGCCCAAGGTCGGTGGCAAGTCGGTCATTCTCACCGTCGTCGACCGCTTCTCCAAGTACGCGCATTTCATTGCACTCGGACATTCCTACACCGCCACGTCCGTCGCCCGCGCCTTCTTTGACGGCATCGTCCGACTTCATGGGTTTCCGACGTCCATAGTCAGCGACCGGGACCCCGTGTTCACCGGTCACGTGTGGCGCGACCTCTTCAGGATGGCCGGCGTGACTCTGCGCATGAGCACGGCGTTTCACCCCCAGACGGATGGGCAGTCGGAGGTGGTGAACAAGGTAATCGCAATGTATTTGCGCTGTGTTACAGGTGACCGGCCTCGCGCTTGGGTGGATTGGCTTTCATGGGCGGAATATTGCTATAACACTTCCTTCCATACCGCCCTCCGCGCGACGCCCTTCGAGGTGGTGTACGACCGTCCCCCGCCGGCCATTCTGCCATATCGGCCGGGGACAGCGCGTACTGAGGCCGCCGATGCTCTTCTCCGCAGTTGTGACGACATGCTGGCGGAGGTCCGACAACGCCTTATTCAAGCTCAGCAACTCGCGAAGAAGTACTACAACGCCAACCACAGGGAGGTGGAGTTCGACGTTGGCGCGTGGGTCTGGCTGCGCCTCCTTCACCATACGGCGCAGTCTCTGGACCCCCGTGCCAAGCACAAGCTGGGGCCTCGCTGGGCTGGCCCCTTCCACGTGCTGGAGCGCATCGGCCGCGTCGCTTATCGCCTACAGCTGCCTGACGGAGCCCGCTTGCATGATGTCTTCCACGTCAGCCTCTTGAAGCAGCATCGCGGCGATCCTCCAGCGGAGTCCGGTGTCCTGCCCCCAACGCAGGACGGCCGCATTCTGCCAGCCCCGGATCGTGCGTTGAAGGCGCAGAAACGCTGGGGTACCTGGCACGTATTGATCAAGTGGCTCGGCTTGGCTGAAGAGGACGTGACCTGGGAACGCGTCGACGATTTCAAGACTGCCTACCTtgacttccagctcgaggacgagctgttttcgcaggcggggagagatgttatgaccggcgtgCACTATGGCCGGAGAAGGCCGGCTGGCTAGGGCCACGGCCACGTCTGGGATGGGCCTCAAGCCCACGCCGTCGTGTCATATTAGCTATTATTAGAATTATTAGATTTAATACAAGTTATTTCCTATTATTAGATGAGAAGAGTTATAAATACCTTGTAAGACTATTTTTGGGAATTAAGCAGAAACAATctaattgtttccggcttccccgGGAGTCTCTGCCCTAGCCGCCTCCTTCCCCCTCGCTGCAGCCacggcgccgccgcgccgtctTCCTCGTGCGCTTCGACCCCGCCCTCCAATCTTCCACACATACAATCTACGATCCCTCTCCAGCAGGACCCGAGTTCCTAGCAGATTTCCACAATTTTTTTAACTTGTTGAGAATGACTGTCAGACAATCAGCATTGCCTCTCTTATCTGTTTTATGCATGTGGATGTGGTGATTAATTTCTCAGATTTATTCATGAAATTCACATATTCATGCTAGTAATTAAGGAAATGACATTAGAAACTGTctcgttttgaaaaaaaaaaacacaacacTACTCTCAGATGGTTTGAGGACTCAGTTTTCTTCTCGTGTTTGGACAATGCAGTCCAGAGCTGTATAAGTCAAGGGTTTTGGAGCTCAATGCTAGTGATGATCGTGGAATTAATGTGGTGAGGACGAAAATTAAGGACTTTGCTGCTGTTGCTGTTGGTACTGCACGGAAAGCGTAAGCTCGTCCAAATTATAAAGCTTTTCATTCTCATCCAATTTTTGTATTCCATACTAGTTTTCTTGTTGTGATGGACTTCAGTGGTTATCCCTGCCCACCTTACAAGATTATTATACTTGATGAAGCAGATTCAATGACAGAAGATGCCCAGGTATATTGCCACACAACATTCTTCTATATGTAATAAATGTTTCAGACCTAATACATATGGGAAGTTGGTGATATTTTATATCCTTCTGTAGAATGCTTTGAGGCGTACCATGGAGACTTACTCCAAAGTGACCAGATTCTTTTTTATATGCAACTATATCAGCAGGTATTTTGTCAACGTGATCTTATTATTTTTGTATGGTGCAAGTATTGAATTTTTGTGATTCATGATTGTTATTGTTACAGGATAATAGAACCACTTGCATCGAGATGTGCAAAGTTTAGGTTCAAGCCTCTTTCAGAAGAAGTGATGAGCAGCCGCATTATGCATATATGTAATGAAGAAGGTCTCAATCTTGATGCTCAGGTATTTAAATTAGCCTTATTTGCGATGAGTCAGATGTCATACATTATTATGACAATATCGGGTCAATTGTTTCGAGCATTCTTTCATTTAATAATTACTTAGGTTTCGATGCTTTGAATTCTCTAATTAGGCGCTGTCCACACTGAGTGCCATTTCTCAAGGTGATCTTCGTCGTGCTATAACCTATCTTCAGGTATGATTTTTCTCCAAATCTACTCTTTTGCATTAAGTTGTTCAGTTGATTGTAGTTCCATATACTTTTGGTTTGTTGCAGAGTGCAGCTCGCTTATTTGGATCTTCTATCGCTTCCAGTGACTTGATCAGTGTTTCAGGGGTACAATACCATTCACTTTTCTCCTCTTTTATTTGCGACTAGGTTAATTTATCAATTTACTAGTTCCTGTATAGTGTGATGATGAATTCATGATTTCCATTGAGACAGTAATGTTATTTTTTGCTTGATGCTTGAGGTTATAAAAAGTTAATTCATGCTTGATGATGCTGTCCCACCAGAACTTAGTGTAGTTCTAGCCTTCAATGAAGTTTTACACACATAGCAAAAAAATGTTTATGCTGAAAGGGAATTTTGCTTTTCCACGGAAAAATATCTTATATCATTACAAATTTTATCATGCAAGTAATTGGTGACCTGAACAAAGGGAAATCAAACTTGTCCATTCATCACTTTTGTCTCCCTCTGTCAGGTTATCCCTGAAGATGTTGTCAAGTCACTGCTTGCAGCCTGCGGATCTGGTGAATTTGACGTGGCAAACAAGGAAGTTAACAACATTATAGCAGATGGATATCCAGTCTCACAGCTGATGGCGCAGGTCATCTATTTATTTTGTTTCTAGATGTCATATTCTAGTTAATTACTATTCTTGTTGATTTCATCTGTTACTGCTGCTAACTGAAGTACTTGTGCAGTTTCTAGATGTGATTGTTAGCGCGGATGATATTCCAGATGATCAAAAGGCAAGGATATGTAAAAAGCTTGGGGAATCTGATAAGGTTTGTCCAACTAAAATTACAGTACTACAGTTATATCATGTTCGTCCTTTTCTTGTTTCCCATGACTTGTACTGTTCTAAAGGGAAACCTAGAACTTTTTTCTTCCACGTGACTAGTTGAGAAATAATAGTTGCATGTTTTTATCTTGTAGCAAGTCTCTGAAACTGTATCCACACATGTATCACATAGTATCTGTGATGTTACATTTCTCACCTTTCCCCTTTTGGATGATTTCACAGTGCTTGGTTGATGGGGCAGATGAGTATCTACAGCTGTTGGATGTCGCCAGTGAGACTATTCGTGCTCTTTTCAACATGCCACAAACGCTGGTCTTCTAAGTTCATAAAGAGGAGCGGTGGTTGCAATCCCTGGCAAAAGCTTTTCGTGCCTCTTAGATGCTGCCCAAGGCTAATCTGCCTCGCCATGCTGCTCCAATGTTGGTAGATTTGTGATGGGTTGAAAAGCGATGAACTCGCCCTAAAATCCTGCTGAACTGTGCCTGTGGATGCCCAATATGACAATGAACATTTCTCAACTTTACATCTTGAGTGTTATATTTCCTCTTCTACTCCCAGGTGATGCTATATATGATGGCAGAGAGCAGGTTAGCATCTAAGACTTCAGATGCCTCCAGAGTGCAGCAGTTGACTCTATGGCATTGCAGTCAGATTTTGTTAGGCTGTGCTTTGTAACTTCGTTATGGCACACGTTCTATAACAGAGTTACATTTCTAGGATGGAACTTTTAGAGTGAAAACACGTTACTGTATAACCTAACCAAAAGCCCATCTCGTTATGAAGGATTCTCCTGTGATCTGCTCAACTGGAATTTGGAATCCCAGATGGAATCTGGCTGCTACTATTGTGCTTTTCCAAGGGCTTCTCAAACGAGCCATGTTGATAGGCTGCCTAGCCAACATATCTGCAGCGAGGTTCCATGTGTTGGTCTCACAGATGGTCACGTTAGCCTCTAGAAGAATTATTGTCCTCAACTCGCACAGATAAGCAAATGCTGGAGAATGCattgtgatgggacttttttgtTCTTGTAAACATGGAGCCTAACGTTAGTATGGGGCTAATGCATGTATATGCATGCGTTGTGCGGGCCCTAAAGCAACCAAAATTGTTCTAAAACAATTTTAGGGATAAGAGTGACACAAATTCATGCATTACAAATGTTAAGTTTAGTtgtttgtaaaaaaaaaagtcGTGACAAAAAGTATAACGAAAACACCTATTGATGGTCATGTGTATTGTGTGCCTTGATATTTTGCTTGTCCTTTTTCATGCTGGATTAATGCAACGTGGATATTTTGTGAATATAAGGCATAAAACATGGTTTCTTTTGGTAAAATTTTCGATGCATAATACATCTAAGAACATTAGTCATCATGTATTAAATGCACGCAAGAAACTCCGATAGTTAATTAGCAGAAGAAATTAAAAAGGGATTTGCTAAAATTTAGATGTCTGAATTTTAGTTTTCTTTCAGACGACGGTCATTgcatatattatatattaaaattACTGCTTTAGTTCGTTGTAATTTCTATAGGCACGATCTGCAACTTTCGACTTCGAGAATTTAAAACCCATTAGACAAAATCATAAAACCAACAAAATCTAACTTGTGTTGGCACAAAATCAATTAACAATTTATAATTCTTTCTATAGTCAGACAACGACAGAAATTTCATATGCTATGACACAAAGAGAAATAATAAATTATTAAAATAATTATTTACTTGTACAAATTTGTGGTACAAAAGTATTGTACGAATCATTTTTTTAATTCAGTCACTTGAAATATAGAAGTGAATTAAAAAAGTATCAATCCACAACTATAAAGTTATGTCTTTGATATTGGGTAGATGAGATATATGAAGTCTAGCATAAAAAAGATGCGTTATTGTATACTACTAAtgatctttttttcttcttctacatCTATATTTATTTTTAGACGCATTGTTAATGCTACAATTCTTAATTATTACCTGTTTTAGCCATACGATAATTCGCTCACAAGTCGCAATCGATATCATTCAAGGCCAATGACTCATGGCCAACTCATATTTTGGctctgttcggcaggacttattGCTGCTGCAGCTGATTTGTAGGGCTGATTTATTAtgggaaaaaaatattattcccaTAGCTGAAAAGTAATGCTGATTCTGACCGATAAGCTTAAGCGAACaaagcctttttttttttgacatctTCCCTTCTATACTATGGCTCATCTATTTGCAAGACCAGCTGTGCCACCATATTTTGGTCTAATACTCTAATTCTATTGAATTTGAATCCTGCGCTAACAAGTTGAATCCTCTCCAAAAATTTCAAACCGAAGGGAAGAGCCCCAAATTTGAAGGAGCTGAAGCCTCGGTCGGCTCACTGCCATCGCACGTGCCTCCCGACCAACCGCCGTGGTCCTCACTCGCGGACACACTCTCCGGGCGCCCACCACCTCCGCCTCTTCCGCCGCCGCGTGCGCCGGCGAAGATGCCGCGCAAGGCCTCCTCCAACTCAGGTACGCGCCCCGCCAGAGACCCCCCTTCGCGCCTCGCATTTTCCGCACTCCCAAAACCCTAACGCTCTCTCCCTCCTCAACTCCCGCTTCCAGATGCGCGGGCCAAGTGGCGGAAGCGGAAgcgcgccgccgccagcgcctccCCGTCCAAGCAGCCGGCCGACCACTCAGACGACTCCGACACCGCCGCGGCCGCGAACGGCGACGACGAGGCGTCCCGCGCCGCCTCCGCCAACGGGGGCGGAGGAACcctagccggcggcggcggcggcggcgatgacgACCCCGCGCTCGACCTTCGTGCGGCGGAGGTGCTCTCCTCCTCCGCCGAGCCCGTCTCCGCCTTCCCCGCCGCCGTCCGCCGCGCCGTGGGCCGGCCTCACCCCTCGGTGCTGGCTGTCATCGCCGCCGAGCGTGCGGCGGCCAGTTCCGACGGTGCTCCTGCCACCCCAGCCCCGGTACCCGTTCTCGAGAACATTTCGAACGGGCAACTCCAGGTGGTCTCGGCGATGCTGCCCGACCATCCGTCCCTGTCCTACGACCCTGACAAGCCGTCCACGTATGTCTGCACCCCACCTCCACTGATGGAGGGATGCGGAGTGCACAAACAGTTCTATGGCAAACTTCATATCGTGCCCAGGCACTCAGGTTTCTTCTtgccacaaaaaaaaaacattgtttgCCACTGACCACACTACCTGGTACTAGAACAAAGTGATAATTTAAattgtggtttttttttgttGATTCATAATTGTAGATTGGTTTGTGCCAACGACGGTGCACAGGTTGGAGAGGCAGGTTGTGCCACAGTACTTCTCTGGAAAATCCCAGGGGCAGACACCAGAgaagtacatgatgttgaggaatAAGGTGATTGTGAAATATTTGGAGCGACCTGGGAAAAGACTTgtgtttgctgagtgccagggGCTTGTCACAAGCACACCTGAACTGTATGACCTGAGTAGGATAGTTAGGTTCTTGGAATCTTGGGGGATCATTAATTACCTTGCAACAGGGTCAGTGCACCGTGGCCTGAGGATGGCAGCATCCCTCATCAAGGAAGAGATAACAGGGGAGCTTCAGTTGGTATCTGCACCAATGAAATCAATTGATGGTTTGATTTTGTTTGATCGGCCCAAATGCAGTATCCGGGCAGATGATATATCTTCGCTGGTGTCAACTTCATCTGCTCCATTTGTGGCTAATGGTGATGCTGATTCAGCAAATTTGGACGAGAAGATCTGGGAGCGCTTATCAGAGAGTTCTTGTAGTTACTGCTCACAACCTTTACCCAGCTTACACTATGAGTCACAAAAGGAGGTGTGCACAATCATAATTGCTACTTGGTTATATTTTATTCTTCATATTTCAATGCTCCTTTGCATCTTCTGGACTGTTGATTATGCAATGCACTTCACACTTCTGACCTTGTACTGGTCTATTCATAATTTTCAGTTTGTAGAATGAGACTATGTTATTGATCAGAGTACTCTATTGATTATATTACATCCAAAACTTAGCATTAGTTTATAACATGACTCACTATTCTAGAAGGAACTGATTAGGACAACAATATACTATGCTTGAGGTGATATTGTTGTTTCCTATGATCTGATTCTGAACTGATTGGTACAAGATTATACTCAAATAGCAATGATTAGGAAAGCAGAGATTATTATATAATTTTGCCGAGGAATTTACAAACAATTTTGTATCTTACACCTCAAAATATCAAGGTATAGTAATGGTATTTAAATTATTAAACCTGTGATTTGAAGTACCAAGAGCCCATGAGATTGAAATTGATGATTTGGTTGAAGGCATTGTAGAGTAACCCTATACAACTGAATGTTACTACAGGGTGTATCATCTAGGTACCCAAATACAAATAGGCCTGAGTAAAGTTAAGTTGCTTATGTTTTATAGTTTTTAAACATGCTTGAAAAGTTTAGCTGACCCCCTTTATTTGCTGCCTGTATGTACCTAATTTTCTGAGGGCTTTTAATATTATTGGTCATGAGTTAGGAAAATGGAAAAGTGTATTTTTCAAACGCTTCTTCCAGTTCAAAATACTTTGTCCAGCTTGCTGGAATGTTTTATTTCAAAGTAGTTTGACATAATAATCAACAACATTTATTTGTGATTGGAGAGAGTTCGTGGCATGCTATGAAGCTTTATTTATATCCTACTACTATTTGGTTTTCCTAATAACTGGTATGAATTGATTTTGTATTTGATTTCAGTGTGTTATATACTTTATGATGATTTGCCTCATACATGTCCTCTGTTTTGATATGCATTGTTTTAAGAGAGATTCATTTTAGTGCAGTCACTTTCTGTTAAGGTGGCTcttagttgattttttttttcttctgtaaACTAGCCCTCTTTATCAAAGAAGCATATAAATGAGACTAACAAGCTATCTTATTTTAACTGGTGGAGCAGGCAGACATTGCTCTTTGTTCAGACTGCTTCCACAATGCAAAATTTGTTACTGGGCATTCAAGCTTAGATTTTCAGAGAGTGGATGGGATGAAAGATGGATCAGACACTGATGGGGACAGATGGACTGATCAGGAAACTTTGCTGTTGTTGGAGGGCATAGAGAAGTTCAATGATAACTGGAATCATATCGCAGGTCATGTTGGGACAAAATCAAAAGCACAATGTATTCACCATTATATTCGTCTCCCGGTGGAAGATGGTTTGTTAGAGAACATTGAAGTGCCAGAAGCATCCCTTCCATCCAGAATGCAAAGTAATGGAATTTTGCATTCAGATTCCAATGGCAGTACTTCAGGTGTGTTTTCTATTTGTTCAACTAGCAAACTTCTCAGTTTTGTTATGCTTCAGTTTTCATAGTTGCAAAACGTATCGGGATTTTGTATTTTTGACTGATGATTTGTTCCCTTTGCTTTCCTCAAGGTAGCCAACCTGGAAACCAGATTCCATTCATTAATTCTGCTAATCCAGTCATGTCACTGGTGAGTCATTGTACATTATATTCAAATTTGGATACTGAAATGTCTGAAAGCATTTACAGATGTAATTATCTTCACTATTCGTTTATATGGCCGTCAGTGATGCGCATACCTTTTCCATGCCTGAAATGTTTTTTAATCAAAGCCCTTACTATCTCAAACGAAAAATATTTACCATTTACATGTTGCTAACCATGACTCTGGGGTTGGTAATCCATTTCCTATGCTGTATTACTTTAGAAATTGACTCAATTTGGGACTAGACAGCTTATTGCAGTACTTTTATTGATCAAAAGCTGTTAAAAAATTCTGGGTGGAAGGTTGTATGCCTGTACCACTTTTAGCTATGAATTAGCTATTAAAAAATAATCATACTAGCTATTCCAGTGATAATTATAAATCCATGTGTACACTTATTGGGGGAATATGTAGTGCATAACCATATTTCAGTGTGAAGATGCTAACTCTGAAACAGGGGCCATTAGGTGGGACTTGGAAGCATTATATTAAGGTGAACAAAAGGAACAATTAGGTTCACAAGTTCTGTTAGTAAACCCTTGCAAGCTGCGGGTTGCAGTTGCGTACCATGCAGTTTTCTGTGTCATTATAATATATGTGTCTATGGTCAATCTGTGTAAAGATCTATTTGTATCTCTGGTCTTACTATTCTCGCAGGTTGCATTTTTGGCTGCTGAAGTAGGACCAAGAGTTGCAGCATCCTGTGCAAGTGCAGCATTATCGGTTTTGACAAGGGATGATTCCAGGTGAGCCACCTGTGCAATAACTCAATAAGGGATGCCCAGTGACTTGATTAATGAACATTTTCTGATTTGATATGCCATGTTAGTTTTATAGCTGGAATGCAGTAACTCTTTTTTTATTTAGTGGCACCTGATTTATTTTGGTTTTTTGGGGTCTCACTCACATTTCTAGAGCTATTTGTTAACATGGTATTTTCCATTCTGTTAAGGATGCATGCAGAAGGCATTGATGCTATGGGTCATGCTACTCATCTGAACTATGGTAAGTGCTTTGTTCCCCCTCCCTTTGTTTCAATCTTATTGTGCAAGAGGTTGTTGTAAAATACAATCAATCTTCTTGTGAAACAGGACTCTCATCATCCATTTCTTCTGAAACTGTGAAAAATGCTGCAATCTGTGGCTtgtcagcagcagcaacaaagtCCAAGCTTTTTGCGGACCAGGAGGAGCGTGAAATTCAGAGATTATCTGCCACCATCATAAATCATCAGGTCTGTTGCAATAAAAAGTTTGTGGATTCTGCAATTTAGTTATTTTGGTGTCTGACCATCTTATTTTCGTGGTATACTTTTGCAATTGTTGTCTGGCTACTGTGTCAGTGTTTTGCATGTTTAAATGACTTCACAAGAAAAAAGAAAACCCTGATTCTCAACTATGGTAGTTGTAGCTCTGGAGGAGCCTTTTGTTCTTTGGTGTTAAAATAAAAAGAATCTCAAGCATCCTTAACATGATGTCTTTTCCTTGTATTTTGATATGTTACTTCATGTGATGGTCGTGTTTTATAAAAAAATGACCAAACATTGAGAAGAGAGGAGGTTTTAAGAATGAAAGAGCCACtgaggaaaaaaaaaaaacaaattcacACTTGTCAAAGTTTGTCATTTACCATAATTGGAGCTTATTTCTTGGCCGATCATGCTAATTCTCGGTAGTTTTGTAGTTTGACAGAAAACAATTGTCCTGCCATAATATTATAGACATCTAAAAAACGAAACCTATAATTACTGGTAAAACCATCTTTTACTACGAACTTGAGGGGGCAGTTTGGTAAAAACTCATACCTGGGTTAGGGATATTCAGGGCACCCTATCTGGTGATTTCTTCACTGAATATCTCACACTTTGGGATCTCATCTCCGAAGTGATGCTTCAACCAGAGGTGGAAGACTCACGTTTGAAGTTCTCTGGTGATGGGCAATATTCAGCAAAGTCCTCCTATGAAAGCCTGTTTCATGGTACTGTAATTTTCAGTCCTTATGATAGGATTTGGGAAACTTGTGTGCCTGGCAAATGCTGTTTTTCATATTGCTAGTGGCCCATGAGATGTGTTGGACGGCTGAACGGTTAGCACGAAGAGGGCTGCCACATCCCGCCTTCTGCCCCTTCTGTGACCAAGAGGAAGAAAATATTAATCACCTGGTGTTGACCTGCTTCTTCACATGAGACTTTTGGTTCATCCTTCTGCGCTGGGTCGGTTTTCACTCCCCTAGCTGATGAGATTTCCTTTGATGATTGGTGGGCAGAAGCACGAGGGTAGCTGATCACttaagaaaaggcctcaattccATCATCTCAGGGGCCTGGACATTGTGGAATCTTTGCAATCCCTGTGTTTTTTGTGGCAAACCGCAAACCTCCTAACCTAGCTAGAGCACTGTTGCTCGCTAGTGAAGAGCTTCATTTCTGGGGTTTCGCTAGGGCACGAGGTATCCATCACCTCCTTGCCTGGGATTGAATGGGTTTTAATTTTGGTAGTGGTTGTCTTCTTCCCTTTTAAAGGAAACGTCTGTTTGCTTAAGTTTCTAATGTTTTGTCTGTGTGGTGTAAGCGTTCCTGCCCCAtttttcttaatataatgatacacagtCCGGCGTGTCTGAGAAAAAAAAGTTTGACAAAAACGTATAGCTCACTGGTTAAAACGGCCCTTTCCTTACTATCAGGAAGATTCAACCAAGCTCAAACAGGTTTTGTTTTGAATGACTTTGAACCACTTCCTTAGATAAATCTTTTTGAATTTCATACTTGTAATTCTTGATAAAAGGCATATGATATAACTTTCAGCTTGTTATTCATTTTTATGGACATGCAGTTAAAGAGACTGGAGCTGAAATTGAAACAGTTTGCGGAGGTTGAGACAATGCTCTTGAAGGAAAGTGAGCGGTTAGAGGTGATGAGGCAGCAGCTGGTAACTCAGCGTGTCCGGTTGTTATCAACCCGGTTCACTTCCACAGGTGGTACAATACCTGGAGGCAGCAGCAGTATGGTTTCAAACCCTATGAATCAGGCCACCGGCCTTAGACCGCTGATGATGCCAGGCTCGGTGTCCCAGTCCAGCATGCCCGCAATGTATGCAAATAACATGCAGGGGCATCCCCAGATGGCTCTGCTGCAACAGCGGCAACAGATGCTCTCATTCGGACCTCGCTTGCCTCTCTCGGCCATCAACCCTGGCTCATCCTCATCGACACCCAACATGATGTTCAACCCTGGCATGCCCAACTCGGCAGCTCCTAATCATCACCCTTTGTTGAGATCACCCTCAGGGAACAATTCAAACGTAGGTTAGTGAGATGAGTTTTTCTTTTTTGGGTCTTAGATTCCTGAGTTGTAGCCCCTGATTCGTGATCGTTAACCATTGTAATTCAATTGCACAACATATAGAGGTAGTTGTTACCAGCGATAGGTTCTCATTTTCTCTAGGCTGTGGACCGTGTGGTGTGTGTTTTGATAAGACTGGTGTTGCTAGTGGCTTAGGTGATGCATAGAGGATGTAGAGTTTCACCCTGATTAATTATTATTACTTCCCCATCTTAGAATTATGTCAAAAATGATTCTGCATGAATTCCCAATTCTTCTTTGGTTTGCATCCGGAAATCATGGTATGCCAAAATGGTTTATGTTTGGAATTTCTTGGATGCTAATAAGTTTTAAATTTGGATTTTGTGCTGTCTGGGGTGGGCAAAATTACCGAAACTGGCACCGAACTAAACTGATTTAACTGAAATTTATGggcttttatataaaaaaaaaacaaaacgtcTTATAAGGCTTCAAAATGAACGGGTGATAATCCTTATGGGTGGATCCTcccctctaaactttagagctctaaactttagagctaaagCTCTAAATAGGTAGTATAAAGTTCGCTCTAAACTTAACTCATCTCATATTAAAGCTTTAGATCTCAAAAGTGAGTTAAAGTGTTCTAAAGattttagagctctaaagtttagataTAGGAATTCAAACATGCCCATAAATGAAATTTATTTGGTCTTGAGCCGGCAATAATCGAATTAACTGATTTTTTATATTAAACACTAAAATTGTGTCTAAAgactttatttgtttttttttgttttaacgCATGATActtcct
Proteins encoded in this region:
- the LOC136504639 gene encoding SWI/SNF complex subunit SWI3C homolog, which encodes MPRKASSNSDARAKWRKRKRAAASASPSKQPADHSDDSDTAAAANGDDEASRAASANGGGGTLAGGGGGGDDDPALDLRAAEVLSSSAEPVSAFPAAVRRAVGRPHPSVLAVIAAERAAASSDGAPATPAPVPVLENISNGQLQVVSAMLPDHPSLSYDPDKPSTYVCTPPPLMEGCGVHKQFYGKLHIVPRHSDWFVPTTVHRLERQVVPQYFSGKSQGQTPEKYMMLRNKVIVKYLERPGKRLVFAECQGLVTSTPELYDLSRIVRFLESWGIINYLATGSVHRGLRMAASLIKEEITGELQLVSAPMKSIDGLILFDRPKCSIRADDISSLVSTSSAPFVANGDADSANLDEKIWERLSESSCSYCSQPLPSLHYESQKEADIALCSDCFHNAKFVTGHSSLDFQRVDGMKDGSDTDGDRWTDQETLLLLEGIEKFNDNWNHIAGHVGTKSKAQCIHHYIRLPVEDGLLENIEVPEASLPSRMQSNGILHSDSNGSTSGSQPGNQIPFINSANPVMSLVAFLAAEVGPRVAASCASAALSVLTRDDSRMHAEGIDAMGHATHLNYGLSSSISSETVKNAAICGLSAAATKSKLFADQEEREIQRLSATIINHQLKRLELKLKQFAEVETMLLKESERLEVMRQQLVTQRVRLLSTRFTSTGGTIPGGSSSMVSNPMNQATGLRPLMMPGSVSQSSMPAMYANNMQGHPQMALLQQRQQMLSFGPRLPLSAINPGSSSSTPNMMFNPGMPNSAAPNHHPLLRSPSGNNSNVG
- the LOC136504199 gene encoding replication factor C subunit 2; this translates as MAPLVPMSQPWVEKYRPRQVKDVAHQEEVIRVLTNTLQTADLPHMLFYGPPGTGKTTTALAIAYQLYGPELYKSRVLELNASDDRGINVVRTKIKDFAAVAVGTARKAGYPCPPYKIIILDEADSMTEDAQNALRRTMETYSKVTRFFFICNYISRIIEPLASRCAKFRFKPLSEEVMSSRIMHICNEEGLNLDAQALSTLSAISQGDLRRAITYLQSAARLFGSSIASSDLISVSGVIPEDVVKSLLAACGSGEFDVANKEVNNIIADGYPVSQLMAQFLDVIVSADDIPDDQKARICKKLGESDKCLVDGADEYLQLLDVASETIRALFNMPQTLVF